A portion of the Tenacibaculum todarodis genome contains these proteins:
- a CDS encoding DUF11 domain-containing protein yields MDNSYFLVKLLGKAIVTFCIATLFLFTASVEAQNSGAWTASGSGATTTWSANNGQTGANLVNISLSATNYGSGTGFTLNDFTTGEFLACSTGFSDPSMVSNPSLSLRHTFQNSAFITINFSSPVVNPVIHIDRLGGGGGPGGQTTSSMLRVITPGITLTELSQNDTHFITDEVNQTITRESGTLPYNNVNAGECGAPEDDPAAGSVRLNGTFNSVTFEVSMNQDQPANVNDRFEIAFSNVVPATIEAVNDNFTANVITPTGGSPGNVLANDDYNGATPVDADVDITVTNTGGLTGVTIDNDGNIIVPANTPANNYTVTYQICQTGGTTLCDTATVLITVSCDSDGDGVCDDVDKCEGFDDAIDSDNDTIPDGCDLDNDNDGILDTDENASCGITNTTLLFQDFGNAPNATPSSSVTLASLNPGITTAYGYDALSNPYAGNDLNDDFYSVFNNIPESAAWATSGSDVWQTIGDHTDGGATATAGRMLMVNAGNTLDAIYQQTLTGVGTGALIDVSFWVLNLDYDKPSSNGRALPNIQIELWQNGAILGTPINTGDIPREARGDVNAWKKFETTSPIKALDNSDITLILRNNVSNTNGNDLAIDDILVTQACDTDGDGTPNYLDLDSDNDGCPDALEGNGGVLLSQLNADGSINTATNPVNDNGIPVGPGTAGNGITGQDDVSSTNANVTGDQCDDDGDGVPNVTDKCDGFNDNLDFDNDTVPDGCDDDADNDGILDVNEQQNAACEKDLSLNLNYNGADFDIGAFEPVSVGTVLDATISIEVDDLVGFVEGDISRFIFNYSTSGPSNIPTTRVIQNSGDLYEITVPYTVKNGDDLSDDDYYCRGHKISFTSIFIELTNGVVMSIPDIIDQDICGSGNTVRPYTFTYYDCDNDGQPNELDTDSDNDGCPDAVEGAGTILSNDAALTNLTDGSNGGSIQNLGTVSDAEGNPIYPSSGTAGYEHATAPAVIDASINACQADLSLTKSVDTALPKIGGNIVYTLTVANNGVSNATGVQVTDVLPAGLTFVSDNSSTTSTTYTGNVWDIGNLNVNQTVSLQITATVNGAGTIINTAEITQSNQTDLDSTPASGN; encoded by the coding sequence ATGGATAACTCTTACTTTTTAGTTAAGTTGCTAGGTAAAGCTATAGTAACTTTTTGTATTGCTACTTTATTTCTTTTTACTGCTTCAGTAGAAGCACAAAATTCTGGGGCTTGGACAGCTTCTGGTTCTGGAGCAACAACAACTTGGTCAGCAAATAACGGACAAACAGGTGCAAACCTTGTTAATATATCATTATCTGCAACAAACTATGGTTCTGGTACAGGTTTTACTTTAAATGATTTTACAACTGGAGAGTTTTTAGCTTGTTCAACAGGTTTTAGTGACCCTTCTATGGTTTCAAATCCTTCATTGAGTTTACGTCATACCTTTCAAAATTCTGCATTTATAACCATAAATTTTAGTTCACCAGTTGTAAATCCTGTAATTCATATAGATAGATTAGGGGGAGGTGGAGGTCCAGGAGGACAAACCACATCTTCTATGTTAAGAGTAATTACTCCTGGAATTACATTGACAGAATTATCACAAAATGACACTCATTTTATTACTGATGAAGTAAATCAAACAATTACAAGAGAATCAGGAACTTTGCCTTATAATAATGTCAATGCTGGAGAATGTGGAGCGCCTGAAGATGATCCTGCTGCGGGTAGTGTTCGTTTAAACGGAACATTTAATTCTGTAACTTTTGAAGTGTCAATGAATCAAGACCAACCTGCAAATGTAAATGACAGGTTTGAAATTGCATTTAGTAATGTGGTTCCAGCTACAATTGAGGCCGTTAATGATAATTTTACTGCTAATGTAATTACACCAACAGGAGGTTCTCCAGGAAATGTATTAGCAAATGATGATTATAATGGAGCAACACCTGTAGATGCAGATGTAGATATAACAGTAACAAATACAGGTGGTTTAACTGGAGTTACAATTGATAATGATGGAAATATTATCGTGCCAGCAAATACACCAGCAAATAATTATACAGTAACCTATCAAATATGTCAAACTGGAGGTACAACATTATGTGATACCGCAACGGTGTTGATAACTGTTTCATGCGATAGTGATGGTGATGGTGTTTGTGATGATGTAGACAAATGTGAAGGTTTTGATGATGCTATTGATAGCGACAATGACACCATACCAGATGGTTGTGATTTAGATAATGATAATGATGGTATTTTAGATACAGATGAAAACGCTTCTTGTGGTATAACTAATACTACATTATTATTTCAAGATTTTGGAAATGCTCCAAACGCAACACCAAGTTCTAGTGTTACTTTAGCTTCATTAAACCCAGGAATTACAACTGCCTATGGTTATGATGCTTTGTCAAACCCTTATGCAGGTAACGATTTAAATGATGATTTTTATTCAGTATTTAATAATATACCTGAATCTGCAGCTTGGGCAACTTCTGGAAGTGATGTGTGGCAAACTATAGGAGACCACACAGATGGAGGAGCAACCGCAACTGCAGGTAGAATGTTAATGGTAAATGCAGGTAATACATTAGATGCTATTTATCAACAAACTTTAACTGGAGTTGGAACCGGCGCGTTAATTGATGTGTCATTTTGGGTGTTAAATTTAGATTATGACAAACCAAGTAGTAACGGTAGGGCTTTGCCTAACATTCAGATTGAGCTTTGGCAGAATGGAGCAATTTTAGGTACGCCAATAAATACTGGGGATATACCAAGGGAAGCTAGAGGAGATGTAAATGCTTGGAAGAAATTTGAAACAACCTCACCAATTAAAGCATTAGATAATAGTGATATCACACTTATACTTAGAAATAATGTTAGTAATACAAACGGTAATGATTTAGCTATAGATGATATTTTAGTAACCCAAGCTTGTGATACAGATGGAGATGGAACACCTAATTATTTAGATTTAGACAGTGATAACGATGGATGTCCAGATGCTTTAGAAGGTAATGGTGGCGTTTTATTGTCACAATTAAATGCAGATGGTTCTATAAACACAGCAACTAACCCGGTAAATGATAACGGTATTCCGGTAGGTCCAGGAACAGCAGGTAACGGAATTACAGGTCAAGACGATGTAAGTTCAACAAATGCAAATGTTACAGGAGATCAATGTGATGATGATGGAGATGGAGTTCCAAATGTAACCGATAAGTGTGATGGTTTTAATGATAATTTAGATTTTGATAATGATACAGTGCCAGACGGATGTGATGATGATGCAGATAATGATGGGATATTAGATGTAAATGAGCAGCAAAATGCAGCCTGTGAAAAAGATTTGTCATTAAATTTAAATTACAATGGAGCCGATTTTGATATTGGGGCTTTTGAGCCAGTTTCTGTAGGAACTGTTTTAGATGCAACAATTAGTATTGAAGTAGATGATTTAGTAGGTTTTGTAGAGGGTGATATTTCAAGGTTTATTTTTAATTACTCTACAAGTGGTCCTTCTAACATTCCGACTACAAGAGTTATACAGAACTCAGGAGATTTATATGAAATAACGGTACCTTATACAGTTAAAAATGGAGATGATTTATCTGATGACGATTATTACTGTAGAGGACATAAAATATCTTTTACATCAATATTTATAGAACTTACTAATGGAGTTGTAATGTCTATTCCAGATATTATTGACCAAGATATATGTGGTTCAGGTAACACTGTAAGACCATATACTTTTACATATTATGATTGCGATAATGACGGTCAACCAAATGAATTAGATACAGACAGTGATAATGATGGTTGTCCAGATGCAGTAGAAGGCGCAGGAACTATTTTAAGTAATGATGCAGCTTTAACTAATTTAACTGATGGAAGTAATGGTGGAAGCATACAAAATTTAGGGACAGTTTCAGATGCAGAAGGAAATCCAATATATCCATCAAGTGGTACAGCAGGTTATGAGCATGCAACAGCACCAGCAGTAATTGATGCTTCAATTAATGCTTGTCAAGCAGATTTAAGTTTAACAAAAAGTGTAGATACTGCGCTACCAAAAATAGGAGGTAATATTGTGTACACATTAACGGTAGCAAATAATGGAGTGTCAAATGCAACTGGAGTGCAAGTAACAGACGTTTTACCTGCGGGGTTAACTTTTGTTTCCGATAATTCATCAACAACAAGCACAACATATACAGGTAATGTTTGGGATATTGGTAATTTAAATGTTAATCAAACTGTAAGTTTACAAATAACAGCAACTGTAAATGGTGCAGGAACTATAATAAACACAGCAGAAATAACGCAATCAAATCAAACAGATTTAGATTCTACACCCGCTAGTGGTAATTAA